CTTATCATGCTTCTATATGGTTTCAAGTTGCATAATTCCAAATCAACCAACATTTTAGCATTCAATAAACAGCACTTCTGTTACGATTCAGTAACTGCAACACTAAACTTCAACTATATCTAATTTTTCAGTACATTCTAATTTGGTAAACAATCAGACGCTGATgtgatattttcaaattttcaaaatgccTAATCGTGCTTCTATACAGtttataatcatatatataGTTTCAAATTGACCTAGAACGTTGTATCGATTTCACCGTACTCTGTACAGTTTCAAATCATAGGTCATTCTGAACATTAAGCTTCCAAcaaatcatcaaaacaagttgCATATGTGCTTAttctttgaaatgaatgaatacGAAAGCAATAGCAGAAAATATCGAAATCTAAGGAAGTAAGAACGAAGCACCTTCCGTTTTTGCACATTTCTTCAACAGTTGAACGAAAACCTAAATCTAAGGTATCAGTCGAAGAATGAGAAAAAACGATGCGTACCTCTGGTTAACTTTTTCGCCATCATCGACCTTAATGAATTTATGCATGATACTCTCAAACAGAGACGAACCGAAGTTGTTCGCGTTTGGAGCAAAGTTCGCCGGCAAAACCTGACGAGGCACCTTCTCCGGCGGCGTGTCTGTTCCTCTGACGTCATCTGCCGACGGTGGTGGATTGAAGACTGGTTTGACAGTACGGTCGTTACGGTTGGCTTGTTGAACCGACGGAACAGAGTCTCGCTTAGCGCCGGAAGTGCGATTTTCCGGCGAGGTCTTTTGGAAGAATGAGAGTATAGATTTCTGGCGATTCATTTTCACTCGCTGTTCAGCAGAGAGTGAGAGAGAAAGGTTTTGCGACCTATAATAAACGGATATGATTTAAAATTGCGTATTTCGAAGTAACGAGTAAGATTTTGGCGCCaacaaccaaaaatattttagcGCTAAAAAACCTATATcgatttaattgattaaattaattaattaaattgaataaagAGCACATAGAATTAGGGAGTTTTTGGGTCATTTAATGGAAAAACGTTTTTTGTTTATCAAGCTTAATGGAGAAAACTTAACTGCAGTACTTTGGAGACTGAGTATTGTTAAgtataaatcaatttaaaatttacaacaaaattcaaattgttTTTCTAAATTATCTATCACTAATCAAAACACTTTCCTCATCTACACATTTGTCGGAACACTAAAAGCAAAAGATTGTAAGATTaactttttttgttaataatataaaaatttaatttttatggatGTTAGACTTTTGTTTTGCATTCATTGATAAGAgattatatatagataattttaataactatataaataaataaaaatattatatatgtatcatttatcttatttaattgaatataatgttggaaaaatatgacttcttttgattaagaataagagaattaaaattgaacacgttggatttgatcttaattctcttatttttaatcaaaagaagtcatatttttctaataattggcatcaagagcctaacttttttagagaaaaactcataaaagaacATGACTTCTTTAGATTTCCTAGGAGAAGGGGCATCTCTAACCAGACCCCCTGCCTTTAATGGTACAACATACATGTACTAGAAAGAGAGGATGCTCGTCTTTCTAGAAGCATGTGGGCTGGACATCTTAGAGGCAGTGGAGAATGGTCCCTACGTGCCTAAACTTGCAGGCACTGAGGGatcatccatcatcatcaaaccaatatctgattggtctgatgacgacaaaaagaaagttggttataatgctaaggccaagaatattataacatttgctttgtgtgcagaagaattctttagggtgtcaaactgcaaatctgcaaaggaaatgtgggatacTCTTCAGGAACcacatgaaggcaccacagaTGTTAGAAGGGCCAGAACAAATACTCTCATGCATGAGTATGaattgttcaacatgaagaaggatgaATCAATCAGTGACCTGCAGACAAGGTTTACAcacatcatcaacaatcttcATATCCTAGGAAAAGTTAtagacaatgagcaacaaataggaaaagtaatgaggtgtttgacaagagaatggcaacccaaAATCACTGTcattgctgaatcaaaggacctggcaaacatgactattgcaacattatttggaaagctcagggaacATGAGATGGAATTGCACAGATTGAATGAGTCAGACAATTTACCcaggaaaagcaaaggacttTCACTGAAGGCTCAGNNNNNNNNNNNNNNNNNNNNNNNNNNNNNNNNNNNNNNNNNNNNNNNNNNNNNNNNNNNNNNNNNNNNNNNNNNNNNNNNNNNNNNNNNNNNNNNNNNNNNNNNNNNNNNNNNNNNNNNNNNNNNNNNNNNNNNNNNNNNNNNNNNNNNNNNNNNNNNNNNNNNNNNNNNNNNNNNNNNNNNNNNNNNNNNNNNNNNNNNNNNNNNNNNNNNNNNNNNNNNNNNNNNNNNNNNNNNNNNNNNNNNNNNNNNNNNNNNNNNNNNNNNNNNNNNNNNNNNNNNNNNNNNNNNNNNNNNNNNNNNNNNNNNNNNNNNNNNNNNNNNNNNNNNNNNNNNNNNNNNNNNNNNNNNNNNGAAgctaacttgtgtctcatggcaaatactgACTCAGAATCTGACAGTGAAGTAAGTACAACCTCTAATCCATCCTatgatgaactgcatgatgccTTTAATGAATTGCATGCTGAATATGTTAGTGTACttaaacaattaattagtaCTAAGAAACTGCTAGAAGAGAAATGCATGATGTATGATGAGATTAACTTGAAACATATGTCTCTTAAAGACATaaatgaagatttgaaaaaaGAAGCATGTGCATTGAAATGTGACTTGGATAAGTTTAACAATAGTAGAAATAACTTAGATATGCTTCttagaaatcaaagaaatatGAATGTTAGATCTGGACTTGGATACAAACAAAATAGGAAGGTTAACAGAAATCAGAAATTTGGTAGTTCAAATCTAGATTCATCCTCTATGTTGTATGCCATTTCTGTTGTAAAAAAGGccataaaatttttaattgcaCACAAAGAAAACtggccaacagaggatggaaacagatttggaaagTGAAGTCACAAGTATTTGAATCTAAccccccaggacccaatttgaattgggtacctaaatccAAAACTTGAATCATTTTTGCAGATATGTTTGGCATCCAGGAATCAATCATGGTATCTGGACAGTGGAtgctccaagcatatgactggagacaagtcaatgttcttgtctctgaacttaaaggaaggaggctttgtcaaatatggtgacaataacaaagggaaAATCCTAGGCTTTTGAGACATCGGAAACAAATCATCTACATTGATTAAAGATGTTCTGTATATCAAGGATCTAAAGCACAGCTTGTTAAGTATCAGCCAGCTGTGTGACAAGGGATTCCAGGTACATTTCACTTCTATGTGTTACACACTTGAGCATAAGGAAGTTAAAGGTATGAAATTGACAGGTAAAAGAGTTACCAATATTTACATTatagattttgattccttacctgCAAATGATAAATGTTGCTTATTATCTAATGCTGATGAGAACTGGCTGtggcataagagagtggctCATATTCATATGGACCACTTGAATAGACTAGTTAGTAAGCAGCTAGTCCTAGGTCTcccaaataggaagttttctaaggataggttaTGTGACTCTTGTGATAAGAGTAAGCTAGTTAAGTCTTCTTTCCCCCCTATAAACTTAGTTCAAACCAGTAGGGTCTTACAGTTAGTACATATGGATCTTTTTGGTCCATCTCAGGTTAGAAGCTTTGGAGGGAACCTATACGAGTATGTGCtggtagatgattacactaggttcacatggacatattttctaactcacaagagtgaggcattctcaacttttaagaaatttgctactttggttcaaaatgagaataacCAGAAAATCATATCCATTAAAAgcgatcatggaggtgaattccaaaatgattcttttcaaaccTACTGTGAACATCATGGTatccaacacatatattcagcccctagaactccacagcaaaatggagtagtagaaaggaagaatagatccttagaggaactagctaggaccatgcttaaggactctaaCCTTCCTAAATACTTCTAGGCTGATGCCATAAACACTGCCACTCATGTAGTGAATAGGGTTCTTATTAGGCCTATACTTAGAAAGactccctatgagttatacaagggtagaaaacctaACATATCTTACTTTAGGGTATTTGGGTGtaagtgttttgtgttaaacaatggcaaagaacatctaggtaagtttgatcctaaggcaAATGAGGGTATCTTTCTAGGTTATTCCCAATCTAGTAAAGCttatagaatctacaataaaagaaccaaaactatagaggagtcagttcatgtaaagtttgatgaattgtttgctgaaaacttgaacaacactccTTCTATAGTTGGTAACTCATTGGATGATATTGTAGAATCTAAACCAATAGAACCTAGTGAACCTGTACCTCCAACCAACCTTGACTAtgtagaacctattagggaagatgATTTACCCAGAGAATTGTATTTTACAAAGAACTAAAGAAGTATCATGAATTTGACTCAATCATTATATTGGTTCTCACACCAAAGGTATTTGGgcaatgaatgtttgtgtggctgtaaaacttttctctcaaggttgttcaaaggttgtgaaaagttttccaaaagacTGTGTCAAAGATTATCAAAAGTTGTGTTAGTTctttttcaaaagtgattgaatcaacttatatatattcaaagaaaacaccaggacaatcgatttcctaatcgattttataaagctttaatcgattgcctaatcgattttcgcaggtcttgtttttcttgaatcttgaacatataagcatgaatcgatttgtcaatcgattcttttaatacatcaatcataactgaaactatgattttctccaaatcgattgagtaatcgattataggtattttgttccaacaacgagatcaaaacaatcgatttctcagtcgatttcacaatcacagtcataatcgatttgagctgaaacctttctgtaacttaaaaacttagcttcaatcgattcgtcaatcgattgtgctgatcacagtgaatCAGACTTTTtcatcaatcgattttccaatcgattgtgctgatcaaaNNNNNNNNNNNNNNNNNNNNNNNNNNNNNNNNNNNNNNNNNNNNNNNNNNNNNNNNNNNNNNNNNNNNNNNNNNNNNNNNNNNNNNNNNNNNNNNNNNNNNNNNNNNNNNNNNNNNNNNNNNNNNNNNNNNNNNNNNNNNNNNNNNNNNNNNNNNNNNNNNNNNNNNNNNNNNNNNNNNNNNNNNNNNNNNNNNNNNNNNNNNNNNNNNNNNNNNNNNNNNNNNNNNNNNNNNNNNNNNNNNNNNNNNNNNNNNNNNNNNNNNNNNNNNNNNNNNNNNNNNNNNNNNNNNNNNNNNNNNNNNNNNNNNNNNNNNNNNNNNNNNNNNNNNNNNNNNNNNNNNNNNNNNNNNNNNNNNNNNNNNNNNNNNNNNNNNNNNNNNNNNNNNNNNNNNNNNNNNNNNNNNNNNNNNNNNNNNNNNNNNNNNNNNNNNNNNNNNNNNNNNNNNNNNTtaaccaatcgattgcccaatcgatttgtttagtgaaaacacttgttctgagacagacaatcgattcatcaattgctttatttgttgattgatttatattcattggcaaaggcttaagtgtgagaccatagtgattagttaCTAAACTTATTTACTATGACACTAACACTATACATTTTTGCGTCCttctcaagtgcatcctccaactttggttgattccttgagttgcaagctattgttccaagtgtgtggtgtcttcttgtttgcctgaaatatttctcaattcaaaatattagatcaatcaaatatttcatatgtactgtgtgtttgagaattaaatcaaaaacatgatcagggaagctcatgacttacatataatagtttttttttttctttaggtcatttatctttaaaaaaagtaaacaataatatcatatattttttatttttcagcttaggtttatttttcttaaaaaaaaaaaagatcatgcatcttaaaatatattgatgTGATAAGTCACGTAAATTTACAAATATTGATTTAATTGTTAACTTAATAATAAGtactaatataattttttaatttctttttttaatttaatcgtttatattttaaaatatcaataaaaaaatataaatcttcttaaattttatgaatataaaggacttaaagaaaaaagaaattattaaattagataAACAAAGATTGTAGATATAATAATATCTATGTCTAAGTAAACctataacaaaaactaaaatcaatgcaatgatttaaattttataaacacTAAAGactaattgataaataataaaaaattaaactaaaaatatgtatattattttagcTTGTCCTCCACGCAAGCAAGATTGATCGGCACGCAATAAAAATTGCCATAACTCCTCCTCCTACTAGAACTTTCCTGAGAAAACCCGAACCTAATTTTTAACCGTTGCAATAACAGAACATTCCAGATACACTCACAACTCAATAAATAACACCATCATCTCTCTCCACCACGCTCACAACAAAACACtacatttcatttcatttctcATTTCATTATCATTTCGCATTTCCATTCTCACGTGCGACGATGCCGACACGTACAACAGGAGCAATAGCACAAGACTGGGAACCAATCGTGCTACACAAATCAAAACCCAAAGCACAAGACCTTCGAAATCCAAAAGCAGTGAACCAAGCTCTCCGAACCGGAGCCGAAATTTTAACGGTTAAAAAATTCGACGCCGGTTCGAACAAGAAAACCGCCGGTCCGGTTTTAAACGCGAGGAAATTAGATGAAGCGGCTGAACCAGCAGCGTTGGAGCGGGTTGGTGGGGAAGTGAGACACACGATTCAAAAAGCGCGTTTGGATAAGAAAATGAGTCAAGCTGAGTTGGCAAAACAGATTAACGAACGTGTTCAAGTTGTTCAGGAATATGAGAATGGTAAAGCTGTGCCTAATCAAGGTGTTTTGGCTAAGATGGAGAGGGTTCTTGGTGTTAAGCTCAGGGGCAAAATTGGAAAATGatgtttaacttttttttaatgcgTTTGTTTTATATGATgatgatatataaataattaatatatttaaattattttatattttaaattaaaaaattaactgttaaaatatagaattaataataatagagacatcatgatatatttaaaaaatttgattattatatCGTATTAAATTGATACATTAAACAAAAGATTAGAGTATCTTTATGAAAGAGATCGTTATTGTTTTGATGAAGTATAGAGGTACAagatgatatattattattgtttaccAAATTACAAAGAACATTTAGAGCCAAGGAGAATTGTAAATTGGAGTTACAACAGATTTAACttgtaaatatttatgtaaAGATTCTAATCCAAAGTCTCTTCCAAAACCACTCATCTTGTAACCACCATAAGGAATGTCATTTCCAAATGCAAAGTAGCAATTGATCCAAATAATTCCTGCTCGAATGGACCTTGAAACAGTGTTTGCTATATCCAAATTCTTTGTCACAATTCCTNNNNNNNNNNTTGTTTGCACTTTTAATCGCTTCTTCAATAGTTCTATaaagtgaataaattttttagagattAATGTTGAACGATTGTGATTTTATAGGGGTTAACGAATATTTAAtcttatacaaaaaaaatataacttactTGAACTTCATGAGTGCCATGACGGGACCAAATATTTCATCTTGTGCTATAATCATGTCCtcctaattaaattaaattattattattaataaaaagaaaagacaaataTAATGGTTAGTTATTTGAATATTGTGAAGTATATGTATATGATATTGTTGTTGAGTTCAAATTCACCTTAACATTAGAGAAAATTGTAGGCTCAATGTAGTAACCCTTGTTTCCTACTCTTTTACCACCGGTCAAAAGGGTTGCCCCTCCTTTCTTTCCATGCTCAATATAGGAAAGAATTTTTTCAAATTGCTTTTTGTCAACCTACAATAAGAAACTCTTAGTCAATAGAGGAggcttgtattttttatttttgataagaacaatctaatttattttattaaaaatcaaaggATGATACATATTAggatatcaaaataaagatgaaaattgAGATTGAAAATGACTAATTAGataatagttataaaaaaaatcacatgttTTTTGCGCCATCGTACGTATGAGCTTAGTTTGGATAACGAAgataagtttatattttttcgCAATGAAAAACTCTTCaaaaattttgttaattttacgCTTTTCAGATAAATAAAACCTTAATAATTTAGATTTAAACGGAAGAGGAGgaaagttttattaaaaattatttaattaaaatataaatttgtattCTCCTAAACAATTTCTTTCATGATTGaaacttataaatttttaatagttaaaaagttaaatgaaaaatttataaattaatggtTATTACATAATTCATTCAATATTTACTAGTGTTATAAAAAAGTTTGTTCAAACTAACTTATATTTGTGTTGCTAAGATCATACCTGAGGCCCTTGTTGAGCTTTAGGATCAAAAGGATCACAAACAACCCAAGCCTTTGCTTTCTCCACTAACTTCTTCTCAAATTCATCATAGATTCCTTCTTGAACAAACACACGAGAACCAGCAACACAAATTTCTCCCTAAAGCCatacaagaattaaaaataaaatatattaagaaatgCATAACTGAGTTGTTTTGTAAAAGTAACTAGTACTACATATTAAAGATTTAGTGCAAGAgtatataataacataaaatagatATGTGAAATTCAGACACATGTCATTAGAGAGTACTTTTCTAAATTTATGGTAAAAAATATTCACCAtgttaaaaataacttatagtAAAAATCTCGTGCAAGAATGTGGAACGACTTAAAACATAATAAGTGAGAAATTTTGACTCGTTAGAGAAGACTTTActtaaaatagatttaatttttttgaaaaaaaaaaatcaccttATTAAATAGAATGCCTAAGAGAGCAAGATCAGTAGCTTTATCCAAATCAGCATCATCAAATATTAAGAGTGGTGATTTTCCTCCTAATTCAAGTGAAACTGGTTTCAAATTACTTTTAGCAGCAGATTGCATTATTTCACGTCCTACATCTGTTGAACCAGTAAAGCTAACCTGCATAATTAAGCACATTAATTATGGTAGTACTTTTTAAATGCTTGATGATTAAAACTTTGTACCTTATCAATGTCCATGTGTGAGCTTATTGCAGCTCCTGCAGTTGAACCAAATCCAGGTACTACATTCAGCACCCCATTTGGAATTCCAGccttcaaaatataaaaaagcaaGGAAAACTAATCAAACTAAGAATTAGCCACAATTTACGTAATCTAAATTAACCACATTTTTGCACGCGATTAACCAGGTGTCGCATATGTACTTACGAAAAATGAATGTTTgtgaaacatttattttttttgtttaattgcagttttggtctttCTGTTTTAAGTGAATCACAAAAATAGTTtgctcattttatttctctccaatTTTAATTCTCAAACAGAACTATGATCATAGATCTCAGGTACAATTGTCGCACCACAAGATCTTAAGGCATGATGTtgtttaaataaatgcaaaaaattacacttcatcaaattttagaccaaaattttgtttgatgaCCAAAActgattaagaaataaaagtgcaattaagccaatattttttatataagttatattcaATAAGAAAATGAGAAATTTGTTGAAGACATACCAACTTAGCTAAATGAGCATAAAACAAAGCAGAGAGAGGTGTTTGTTCAGCAGGCTTAAGAACCATAGTACAACCAGCAGCCAAAGAAGGAGCAACCTTAGCAGCAAACATAGTACTAGGAAAATTCCAAGGAATAATGTGTCCAACAACACCAATTGGTTCCATCAAAGTATATGCATGCAAATCCCTAGCAGATTTTAATACCTCTCCATGAATTTTATCAGCAGCACCAGCATAGTAACGTATGGTATTTGCTACACCTGGAATATCAACAGCCTTGCAAAAACTGTACAATTTTCCAGCATCTATGGTATCTAATGCTGCTATTTCTTCTATGTTTTCATCAATCAAATCTGCCCATTTCATCATTATTTTTGCTCTTTCCTGATTTTAACAAACCATCTCAAACTTTAATAATATGTTGCACAAAAGAAATTCAAACaaactatataatttttttttaatcttgccATGTTTAAACTTTTTTATCCATGTTCTGTTTTAAATCTTACAAATAGTAATACATGTAATTGATATGGATTAAATTGGTATTTAACATAGGaacaataaattaatctaatatactgaataataaatagtacaagtatttatgttataaaaaaaaattagtttaattgtaattttggtaTAGATTCACGGGAAtggtctccctattttaaaatttgatagttttgatctatgttttatatttttgaactaaaaaaataacgatttaatatttttaaatgacgtgacatacaattatatgatataaaaccatttagacgcattaattattcatatgtcattaattaaattaaaaatatgaaaaatttctgaagtagaaatttaaattttcacggcgttttatttcaatttcatgagTGTTAATCACTATACGTTATTGTATCATATCTTCCATTATTTATAACATCTCATttcatttagttaaaaaatcaaataaaatgactaaaattattaatttttaaattaaaatgatcaatttcataaattaatataaataaataaattaaaactacaattaaataacatatatattatgGTACAAGTATTTATTTAGTGTAATGTGTCTGAAACGTGGATCCATTGACAGCCATATGCAAGTGACAGCAATACCCTGACATTTACGTTGCATTATAATAAAGAATAATTATTCCGTACACACAAATATTCCAAcacattatttaaatattatttatatttatttaaatttattataaagttaaataatttttatattataacattttagaatTTGTTTCTTTTCGATTTGTGTGAGCTATTTTATAGCTAGAAGATGAATTATTGAAATTGGACTATTTGTACAAAAGGCAGATAGAGTCACGGATTTGAAGTCAAAGAATAGGACAAGTTCATAAACACCTATCTATACATGTGTCATTcaactctttttttcttttttttataaaataaaaagaaaaaagttttgttgaattagTCCAAGAAGCAGATCTAAAAATCTCATAGCATCTTCGATGAAGAATATTAAACAATTCACTGTCAAGTAGTTCT
This region of Cicer arietinum cultivar CDC Frontier isolate Library 1 chromosome 8, Cicar.CDCFrontier_v2.0, whole genome shotgun sequence genomic DNA includes:
- the LOC101513875 gene encoding LOW QUALITY PROTEIN: aldehyde dehydrogenase family 2 member C4 (The sequence of the model RefSeq protein was modified relative to this genomic sequence to represent the inferred CDS: inserted 2 bases in 1 codon); the protein is MTISSNGKIDFSLEIPTIKFTKLFINGEFVDSLSGKEFETIDPRTEEVIAKIAEGAKEDIDVAVKAARVAFDDGTWPRMPGAERAKIMMKWADLIDENIEEIAALDTIDAGKLYSFCKAVDIPGVANTIRYYAGAADKIHGEVLKSARDLHAYTLMEPIGVVGHIIPWNFPSTMFAAKVAPSLAAGCTMVLKPAEQTPLSALFYAHLAKLAGIPNGVLNVVPGFGSTAGAAISSHMDIDKVSFTGSTDVGREIMQSAAKSNLKPVSLELGGKSPLLIFDDADLDKATDLALLGILFNKGEICVAGSRVFVQEGIYDEFEKKLVEKAKAWVVCDPFDPKAQQGPQVDKKQFEKILSYIEHGKKGGATLLTGGKRVGNKGYYIEPTIFSNVKEDMIIAQDEIFGPVMALMKFKTIEEAIKSANXXXXXGIVTKNLDIANTVSRSIRAGIIWINCYFAFGNDIPYGGYKMSGFGRDFGLESLHKYLQVKSVVTPIYNSPWL
- the LOC101513565 gene encoding multiprotein-bridging factor 1c encodes the protein MPTRTTGAIAQDWEPIVLHKSKPKAQDLRNPKAVNQALRTGAEILTVKKFDAGSNKKTAGPVLNARKLDEAAEPAALERVGGEVRHTIQKARLDKKMSQAELAKQINERVQVVQEYENGKAVPNQGVLAKMERVLGVKLRGKIGK